From a region of the Methylomonas rapida genome:
- a CDS encoding HIT domain-containing protein has protein sequence MSEFELHPRLQQDCRVVGDFALSRLLLMNDSQYPWFILVPRRSDIMEIHQLAEADRQQLLSESCLLAEKLFELYQPDKLNIAAIGNLVPQLHVHHVARYRTDKAWPAPIWGKFAPAPYQEQDAQREIARLRAVLNIG, from the coding sequence ATGAGCGAATTTGAATTACATCCCCGTTTGCAGCAGGATTGCCGGGTCGTCGGAGATTTTGCCTTGTCGAGGCTTCTACTGATGAACGACAGTCAATATCCCTGGTTCATTCTGGTCCCCCGTCGGAGCGACATCATGGAAATCCATCAACTGGCCGAAGCCGACCGCCAGCAATTGCTGAGCGAGTCCTGTTTGCTGGCGGAAAAGCTGTTCGAGCTCTATCAGCCGGACAAACTCAACATTGCCGCCATCGGCAACTTGGTACCGCAACTGCATGTCCACCATGTCGCGCGCTACCGAACCGACAAGGCCTGGCCGGCGCCGATCTGGGGGAAATTCGCCCCCGCGCCCTATCAGGAACAGGACGCGCAGCGGGAAATAGCCCGCTTGCGCGCGGTACTGAACATCGGTTAA
- the nagZ gene encoding beta-N-acetylhexosaminidase — translation MRAQPIGPVMIDLEGHELTSLDKEKINHPNTGALILFARNYDNPKQVQALVKAIRAARQGDILVAVDQEGGRVQRLQNGFTRLPPAAAYAQHPELAEAAGWLMAAEVLAVGLDFSFAPVLDVDCGVSEIIGNRSFSSDSEQAAELAGAFQRGMRAAGMAATGKHFPGHGAVALDSHLTLPVDPRPLEEIRARDLLPFARLIEQGLEAIMPAHVVYPAVDELPAGFSTIWLQQILREELQFDGAIFSDDLSMEGAAGVGGFLERAQLAQQAGCDMLLVCNNPEAAEHVLDKLPIKQSSDRERRLQAMRGRPQFDGNALLQNEKWQQVSQQILQLVEAHA, via the coding sequence ATGAGAGCACAACCCATAGGCCCGGTCATGATAGACCTGGAAGGCCACGAATTAACCTCGCTGGACAAGGAAAAAATCAACCATCCCAATACCGGCGCGTTGATTTTGTTTGCCAGAAATTACGACAATCCCAAACAAGTCCAGGCCCTGGTCAAGGCGATTCGCGCCGCGCGCCAGGGCGACATTTTGGTCGCAGTCGACCAGGAAGGCGGCCGGGTGCAACGCTTGCAAAACGGCTTTACCCGACTGCCGCCTGCCGCCGCGTATGCGCAACATCCTGAATTGGCCGAGGCCGCCGGTTGGTTGATGGCGGCGGAAGTGTTGGCGGTGGGATTGGACTTCAGTTTTGCCCCGGTACTCGATGTCGATTGCGGCGTCAGCGAAATCATCGGCAACCGTTCCTTTTCCAGCGACAGCGAACAGGCCGCAGAGCTCGCGGGCGCCTTCCAGCGTGGCATGCGGGCCGCCGGCATGGCCGCAACCGGCAAACATTTTCCGGGACACGGTGCCGTCGCTTTGGATTCGCATCTGACCCTGCCGGTCGATCCCAGGCCACTGGAAGAAATCCGTGCAAGAGACTTGCTGCCGTTTGCCCGCCTGATCGAACAAGGACTGGAAGCCATCATGCCAGCTCATGTGGTGTATCCGGCGGTCGATGAATTGCCGGCCGGTTTTTCCACAATCTGGCTGCAACAAATCTTGCGCGAGGAATTGCAATTCGACGGCGCCATTTTCAGCGACGACCTCAGCATGGAAGGCGCGGCCGGCGTCGGTGGTTTTCTCGAGCGCGCGCAACTGGCGCAACAGGCCGGCTGCGACATGTTATTGGTCTGCAACAACCCGGAAGCCGCCGAGCACGTATTGGACAAACTCCCCATCAAGCAAAGCAGCGACAGGGAACGGCGATTGCAGGCCATGCGAGGCCGGCCGCAATTCGATGGCAATGCCTTGTTGCAAAATGAAAAATGGCAGCAAGTCTCCCAACAAATCCTGCAGTTAGTGGAAGCCCATGCTTAA
- a CDS encoding S-methyl-5'-thioinosine phosphorylase: MTLAIIGGTGLTQISDLTIIGQKTLDTPFGAPSADYVFGKINGRQLVFLARHGNPHRIPPHKINYRANIWGLKQLGVTEIIAVAAVGGISSAMAPAHIAIPDQLIDYSYGREHTFFADDLEHVTHIDFTEPYSPDLRQRIIQAANDAGIAITANGTYGCTQGPRLETVAEIKRLAQDGCDLVGMTGMPEASLARELEMAYANISVVANWGAGIVAGEITMAEIERNLEIGMNKAIALLKATVLLS, encoded by the coding sequence ATGACATTGGCAATCATCGGCGGCACCGGCCTGACTCAAATCAGCGATTTGACCATCATCGGCCAGAAAACCCTGGACACGCCTTTCGGCGCACCGTCGGCGGACTATGTGTTTGGCAAAATAAATGGCAGGCAATTGGTTTTTCTGGCCAGACACGGCAATCCCCATCGAATCCCGCCGCACAAAATCAATTATCGGGCTAATATTTGGGGACTTAAACAATTAGGCGTGACCGAGATTATCGCGGTTGCGGCCGTCGGCGGCATCAGCTCGGCCATGGCGCCAGCGCATATTGCCATTCCCGATCAACTGATCGATTACAGTTATGGCCGAGAACATACGTTTTTTGCCGACGATCTGGAACACGTAACCCATATCGATTTCACAGAGCCCTATTCGCCCGACTTGCGTCAACGCATCATCCAGGCCGCGAATGATGCCGGCATCGCTATCACGGCTAACGGCACCTATGGTTGCACGCAAGGCCCCCGCCTAGAAACCGTGGCCGAGATCAAACGCCTGGCGCAGGACGGTTGCGACTTAGTCGGCATGACCGGCATGCCGGAAGCTTCCCTGGCAAGAGAACTCGAAATGGCTTATGCCAATATTTCGGTAGTCGCCAATTGGGGCGCTGGCATCGTGGCTGGCGAAATCACGATGGCGGAAATAGAGAGAAATCTGGAAATCGGCATGAATAAAGCAATTGCCTTGCTGAAGGCGACGGTACTATTATCATAG
- a CDS encoding flagellar basal body-associated FliL family protein, protein MRKLILLALMLLLPTWGFAKSEEHGSDGSSGPVIEYVEMGPKFTVNLAEPKKYLLVNVQLLVEGAENVDVVKKHIPMLRHETIMSLSGMNSADVQTMEQREALRIKTKELLNQSLEKVHGAAGFKDVFFSEFLVN, encoded by the coding sequence ATGCGAAAATTGATTTTATTGGCCCTGATGCTGCTGTTACCGACTTGGGGATTTGCCAAGTCCGAGGAACATGGAAGCGATGGAAGTTCAGGACCCGTGATCGAGTATGTCGAAATGGGGCCTAAATTCACCGTCAATCTGGCCGAGCCGAAAAAATATTTGCTGGTGAACGTTCAGTTGCTGGTGGAAGGCGCGGAGAACGTGGACGTCGTCAAGAAACACATACCGATGTTGCGCCATGAAACGATCATGAGCCTGAGCGGCATGAACAGCGCCGATGTGCAGACCATGGAACAGCGGGAGGCCTTACGGATAAAAACCAAGGAATTACTCAACCAGTCGCTGGAAAAGGTCCATGGTGCCGCGGGATTCAAGGACGTTTTCTTCTCCGAGTTCCTGGTCAATTAA
- a CDS encoding hypoxanthine-guanine phosphoribosyltransferase, with protein MLNEIDRVKQQAVLLHDQQEVEMALDNMAAAISARLADKNPLVLCVINGGIIATGKLLPRLDFPLTLDSLHASRYRNATSGSELHWLFTPTTPLAGRHVLVVDDILDEGHTLKAIVDWCQEQGATAVHTAVLLDKKTGCDKPIQADFVGLRVANHYLFGYGMDYKGYLRNAAGIYACKES; from the coding sequence ATGCTTAACGAAATCGATCGCGTCAAACAACAAGCCGTCTTGCTGCATGATCAGCAGGAAGTGGAAATGGCACTGGACAACATGGCAGCCGCCATTTCAGCCCGATTGGCGGATAAAAATCCGCTGGTATTGTGCGTGATCAACGGCGGCATCATCGCTACCGGAAAACTGTTGCCGAGGCTGGATTTTCCGTTGACCCTCGACAGCCTGCACGCCAGCCGTTACCGCAATGCCACCTCGGGCAGCGAACTGCATTGGCTGTTTACACCGACCACGCCGCTAGCGGGACGTCATGTGTTGGTTGTCGACGATATTCTGGATGAAGGCCATACCCTGAAAGCCATCGTCGACTGGTGCCAGGAACAAGGCGCCACGGCCGTGCATACCGCTGTACTCCTGGACAAGAAAACAGGCTGTGACAAACCCATCCAGGCCGATTTCGTCGGCTTGCGGGTAGCCAACCATTATTTGTTCGGTTACGGCATGGATTACAAAGGTTACCTCAGAAACGCGGCAGGCATTTATGCTTGCAAGGAGTCTTAA